The following are from one region of the Halorussus rarus genome:
- a CDS encoding DUF7287 family protein, whose translation MRAQTTLDFAVGMSIFLVTVAFVVTFLPGMFQPFEGGDGPAVVAADRVADQLGRRLLAAGAEPFVLDASCTAAFFADSGPPAESSPADCRYGGTTLRDRLGLANDADVNVRLVGEDADGDGDPDLLCSDGDADGDGDVVIDETGDQSCATTFEAGDAPPDDTGSVAVARRVVSIQHGDATLLVRTW comes from the coding sequence ATGCGCGCACAGACCACTCTCGACTTCGCCGTCGGAATGAGCATCTTCCTGGTCACGGTCGCGTTCGTCGTCACCTTCCTGCCGGGCATGTTCCAGCCGTTCGAGGGCGGCGACGGCCCCGCGGTCGTCGCGGCCGACCGGGTCGCCGACCAGCTCGGTCGGCGGCTTCTGGCCGCGGGCGCCGAGCCGTTCGTCCTCGACGCGTCGTGCACCGCGGCGTTCTTCGCGGACAGCGGTCCGCCGGCCGAATCGTCGCCGGCTGACTGCCGGTACGGCGGGACGACGCTCCGCGACCGGCTCGGTCTGGCCAACGACGCGGACGTGAACGTCCGGCTCGTTGGCGAGGACGCGGACGGCGACGGCGACCCCGACCTGCTCTGTTCCGACGGAGACGCCGACGGCGACGGTGACGTCGTTATCGACGAGACCGGCGACCAGTCCTGCGCGACGACCTTCGAGGCCGGCGACGCCCCGCCGGACGACACCGGCTCGGTCGCGGTCGCTCGCCGGGTGGTCTCGATACAACACGGGGACGCGACCCTACTCGTGAGGACGTGGTGA
- a CDS encoding DUF7288 family protein produces the protein MRAQAHTLEGVVAGLLLVSALVFAYQVTAVTPLSGSTSSQHIENQQRATAEGVLQTAEESGALRSAVLFWDATNAKFRGADNGQHYTDPGTPPNRFLDALTRAFEDRGISVNVHLVYVDSDGRRHRQRMLYRGEPSDNAATATTALTLYDDDVLRDDPDGDGVADRTDTELSGSSFYAPDAGTSSGVYNVVAVEVTVWRQ, from the coding sequence GTGCGGGCGCAGGCACACACCCTGGAGGGCGTCGTGGCCGGCCTCCTGCTTGTCAGCGCGCTGGTGTTCGCCTACCAGGTGACGGCGGTCACGCCGCTCTCGGGGAGCACGTCGAGCCAGCACATCGAGAACCAGCAGCGGGCCACCGCCGAGGGCGTCCTCCAGACCGCCGAGGAGTCGGGGGCGCTCCGGAGCGCGGTCCTCTTCTGGGACGCCACCAACGCGAAGTTCCGCGGCGCGGACAACGGACAGCACTACACCGACCCGGGGACGCCGCCGAACCGGTTCCTCGACGCGCTGACCCGGGCGTTCGAGGACCGCGGCATCTCGGTCAACGTCCACCTGGTCTACGTCGACTCGGACGGTCGGCGCCACCGCCAGCGGATGCTCTACCGGGGCGAACCGAGCGACAACGCGGCGACCGCGACGACAGCACTGACGCTGTACGACGACGACGTGCTCCGGGACGACCCCGACGGCGACGGCGTCGCCGACCGTACCGACACCGAGCTGTCCGGCAGTTCGTTCTACGCGCCCGACGCGGGGACGAGCAGCGGCGTCTACAACGTCGTCGCGGTGGAGGTGACAGTATGGCGCCAGTGA
- a CDS encoding DUF7261 family protein, giving the protein MAPVTDAGGRDRGQLVLVGALTLAVSLVAVAVVLNSAIYTENLASRSDDAGVGAAVDVRESVRDGVGGLTDRANENHAGDDYATLYGTRLPTALADWRPMAVRHRAVAGRTFRVTRARGMEGTRIAQDGVAEFTPRTAGADPLGYAAPNWLVAAPVEVRQFRLAEVSASDLTGASAPFDPETASDVFYVEVREATGSNEWQVALYDAGGGVGVMVRDEDQESAVGSCAADGTATVDLTGATVDGRACEPLSFLDEANGPVAVYYVNGDDVAGTYELTVDRAGHRTDDPLKDRVDDANYGLHCEGPTYADGPGSGSPYATAAVYSATVEFRYDSESVTYETDVRAAAGEPGPGATRPVVTHFKVTDPTADDGAFTVDWAVADPNGDLDSLEIELLDTAGTVVASTTQGLSGAEAGPGSATLTDAGAADSTYDVRITVTDAAGNERGATERHDDDGDESGCPP; this is encoded by the coding sequence ATGGCGCCAGTGACCGACGCCGGCGGACGCGACCGGGGACAGCTCGTGCTGGTCGGTGCGCTCACGCTCGCGGTCTCGCTCGTCGCGGTGGCGGTCGTGCTCAACTCCGCCATCTACACCGAGAACCTGGCGAGCCGGAGCGACGACGCCGGGGTCGGTGCGGCGGTCGACGTCAGGGAGAGCGTCCGGGACGGCGTCGGCGGCCTGACCGACCGCGCGAACGAGAACCACGCGGGCGACGACTACGCCACCCTCTACGGGACTCGGCTCCCGACCGCGCTGGCCGACTGGCGACCGATGGCGGTCCGCCACCGGGCGGTCGCCGGCCGGACGTTCCGGGTCACCCGGGCGCGCGGGATGGAGGGGACCAGGATCGCCCAGGACGGCGTCGCCGAGTTCACGCCGCGGACCGCCGGTGCCGACCCGCTCGGCTACGCCGCTCCCAACTGGCTGGTGGCGGCTCCGGTCGAGGTCCGGCAGTTCCGGCTCGCCGAGGTATCGGCCTCGGACCTGACGGGCGCGAGCGCGCCCTTCGATCCGGAGACGGCGTCCGACGTCTTCTACGTCGAGGTTCGCGAGGCCACCGGCTCGAACGAGTGGCAGGTCGCGCTGTACGACGCGGGCGGCGGCGTCGGCGTGATGGTCCGCGACGAGGACCAGGAGTCGGCCGTGGGCTCCTGCGCCGCCGACGGCACGGCGACCGTCGACCTCACCGGGGCGACGGTCGACGGCCGGGCCTGCGAGCCCCTCTCGTTCCTCGACGAGGCGAACGGACCGGTCGCGGTCTACTACGTGAACGGCGACGACGTCGCGGGCACCTACGAGCTCACCGTCGACCGGGCCGGCCACCGGACCGACGACCCGCTCAAGGACCGCGTCGACGACGCCAACTACGGCCTGCACTGTGAGGGACCGACCTACGCCGACGGCCCCGGAAGCGGGTCGCCCTACGCGACCGCGGCCGTCTACTCGGCCACCGTCGAGTTCCGGTACGACAGCGAGTCGGTCACCTACGAGACCGACGTGCGGGCCGCGGCGGGCGAACCCGGGCCCGGGGCGACCCGGCCGGTCGTCACCCATTTCAAAGTGACCGACCCGACGGCCGACGACGGCGCGTTCACCGTCGACTGGGCGGTCGCCGACCCGAACGGCGACCTGGACAGCCTGGAGATCGAACTCCTCGACACCGCAGGCACCGTCGTGGCGTCGACGACCCAGGGACTGAGCGGCGCCGAGGCCGGCCCGGGGTCCGCCACGCTCACCGACGCGGGAGCGGCCGATTCGACTTACGACGTGCGCATCACGGTCACCGACGCGGCGGGCAACGAGCGCGGCGCGACCGAGCGCCACGACGACGACGGCGACGAGTCGGGGTGTCCGCCGTGA
- a CDS encoding DUF7266 family protein, with the protein MRGASQRGVSRGDTGRLFARDDRGVSTALGYVLNLTVATLVVTGLLVASGGIVEDQRKQTVRSELRVVGQQFAADLSAADELAATANAGDTVRIERRLPREVAGRSYTVDLVEPGPGQPCPGETCLVLTATGSDVTVALPLALEISVASSSTNGGRVSIRYADPDADSTYELEVADD; encoded by the coding sequence GTGAGGGGCGCCTCGCAGCGGGGAGTCAGCCGGGGCGACACCGGCCGGCTGTTCGCCCGGGACGACCGCGGGGTCTCCACCGCGCTCGGCTACGTGCTGAACCTCACGGTGGCGACCCTGGTCGTCACCGGGCTCCTGGTCGCCAGCGGCGGCATCGTCGAGGACCAGCGCAAGCAGACCGTCCGGTCGGAGCTCCGGGTCGTCGGCCAGCAGTTCGCGGCCGACCTCTCGGCGGCCGACGAGCTCGCCGCGACCGCGAACGCGGGCGACACCGTCCGGATCGAGCGACGGCTCCCGCGGGAGGTCGCCGGCCGGTCGTACACCGTCGACCTCGTCGAACCCGGCCCGGGACAGCCCTGTCCGGGCGAGACGTGCCTGGTGCTGACCGCGACGGGGTCGGACGTGACCGTGGCGCTCCCGCTCGCGCTGGAGATCTCGGTCGCGTCGTCGTCGACGAACGGGGGCCGGGTCAGTATTCGGTACGCCGACCCCGACGCCGACTCGACCTACGAGCTGGAGGTGGCGGATGACTGA
- a CDS encoding DUF7289 family protein, whose translation MTERGVSDVVGFVLVFALITSTAAIVYTVGFSGLQDVRAEERLSNAERAFDILADNVADLHHRGAPSRATEIKLSDATLGYGDETTLTVEVAGAGSPTPSYSTTLEPIAYAPADSPARLVYENGAVFRERPGVGGVVRHESGAMFRDGATRTAVIPLVQTRRTGTASVGGSSTVRIRTDKAGSEVLGAHRTPSSDPDGDGTDEYEVTYTMETTPTRAQLWVAALNERIPWTDDACEAPDDTVICTFDVQRLYVTAVRVDVSFT comes from the coding sequence ATGACTGAACGCGGGGTCAGCGACGTGGTCGGGTTCGTGCTGGTGTTCGCGCTGATCACCTCGACCGCGGCCATCGTCTACACCGTCGGGTTCTCCGGGCTCCAGGACGTCCGGGCCGAGGAGCGGCTCTCGAACGCCGAGCGGGCGTTCGACATCCTGGCGGACAACGTCGCCGACCTCCACCACAGGGGCGCGCCCAGCCGGGCGACCGAGATCAAGCTCTCGGACGCGACGCTGGGTTACGGGGACGAGACCACCCTGACCGTCGAGGTGGCCGGCGCCGGGTCGCCGACGCCGTCCTACAGCACCACCCTCGAACCGATCGCGTACGCGCCGGCGGACTCGCCGGCGCGACTCGTCTACGAGAACGGCGCCGTCTTCCGGGAGCGCCCCGGCGTCGGCGGCGTCGTCCGCCACGAGTCCGGCGCGATGTTCCGGGACGGCGCGACGCGGACGGCGGTGATTCCGCTCGTCCAGACGCGCAGGACGGGGACTGCCAGCGTCGGGGGCTCCTCGACCGTTCGCATCCGGACCGACAAGGCCGGGTCGGAGGTGCTCGGCGCCCACCGGACCCCGTCGAGCGACCCCGACGGTGACGGAACTGACGAGTACGAGGTCACGTACACGATGGAGACCACCCCGACGCGCGCACAGCTGTGGGTGGCTGCCCTCAACGAGCGGATTCCGTGGACCGACGACGCCTGCGAGGCCCCGGACGACACCGTCATCTGCACCTTCGACGTCCAGCGGCTGTACGTCACCGCAGTCCGAGTCGACGTCTCGTTCACCTGA
- a CDS encoding DUF7289 family protein has product MSRASGSPDRGQTETLGVVLLLAVTVAGTGLILGYGGASLEDTRSSAELRQAELAMTVFDSRAAKVALGDADVQTVDFGGTTGTLHPEPGAGKVTIEHVNYDGNGNDRVINETTLGALVYENRDTELVYQGGGVWRRDGNGGVSMVSPPEFHYRGSTLTFPLVRVTGSGGASGSSTVRVTSGAAMEHVYPNASRTYPDGTAYANPSEHGQVRISVESRFYEGWATYFRERTTAEVDAYEGNQTVVVRLISTGDTGFFEMPGEDSSVDVRGVGGHGMSNFRVTVRPDDADSANFANLKWSMYVDEGATEFELHVRKSGGSDCSITASATVYYSTDDGNTYHGWYAPDAFESECGDFDADGDDEIRMVLDFADDDPAESGGIHDVETGDPMLTYQGLSSGETLEFNPSGSTLDGSASLGGHGVYWESKSYASGDQESLDRLLNHYFSELGSFDLTVADKGGDTVNEGASYGTIEYGGGGRYITYLHVTENEIEVETK; this is encoded by the coding sequence ATGTCGCGAGCGAGCGGTTCGCCGGACCGGGGCCAGACCGAGACGCTCGGCGTCGTGCTGCTGCTCGCCGTCACCGTCGCCGGGACCGGCCTCATCCTCGGCTACGGCGGGGCGTCGCTGGAAGACACCCGTTCGTCGGCCGAGCTCCGGCAGGCCGAACTCGCCATGACCGTCTTCGACTCCCGGGCGGCGAAGGTGGCGCTCGGCGACGCCGACGTCCAGACGGTCGACTTCGGCGGAACGACCGGGACGTTACACCCCGAGCCCGGAGCGGGGAAGGTGACCATCGAGCACGTCAACTACGACGGGAACGGCAACGACAGAGTCATCAACGAGACCACCCTCGGGGCGCTGGTGTACGAGAACCGGGACACGGAACTCGTCTACCAGGGAGGCGGCGTCTGGCGACGCGACGGGAACGGCGGCGTGTCGATGGTGTCGCCGCCGGAGTTCCACTACCGCGGGTCGACGCTGACGTTCCCACTGGTTCGAGTGACCGGCTCCGGCGGCGCCTCGGGAAGTTCGACCGTCCGGGTGACGTCGGGCGCCGCGATGGAACACGTCTACCCCAACGCGTCCCGGACGTATCCAGACGGGACCGCATACGCGAATCCCTCGGAGCACGGACAGGTGCGGATATCCGTCGAGAGTCGGTTCTACGAGGGGTGGGCGACGTACTTCCGAGAGCGGACGACCGCCGAGGTCGACGCCTACGAGGGCAACCAGACGGTCGTCGTCAGACTCATCAGCACGGGCGACACGGGCTTCTTCGAGATGCCGGGCGAGGACAGTTCGGTGGACGTCCGGGGCGTCGGCGGTCACGGGATGTCGAACTTCCGGGTCACCGTCCGGCCCGACGACGCCGACAGCGCGAACTTCGCCAACCTCAAGTGGTCGATGTACGTCGACGAGGGGGCCACGGAGTTCGAACTCCACGTCCGCAAGAGCGGCGGTTCCGACTGCAGCATCACGGCGTCGGCGACGGTCTACTACTCGACCGACGACGGGAACACCTACCACGGATGGTACGCGCCGGACGCCTTCGAGTCGGAGTGCGGCGACTTCGACGCCGACGGGGACGACGAGATCCGGATGGTGCTGGACTTCGCCGACGACGACCCGGCCGAGTCCGGCGGCATCCACGACGTCGAGACCGGCGACCCGATGCTGACGTACCAGGGGCTGTCTTCGGGCGAGACTCTGGAGTTCAATCCGTCGGGCAGCACGCTCGACGGCTCGGCGAGCCTCGGCGGCCACGGCGTCTACTGGGAGTCGAAGTCCTACGCCTCGGGCGATCAGGAGTCGCTCGACCGACTCCTCAATCACTACTTCTCCGAGCTGGGCAGCTTCGATCTCACCGTCGCCGACAAGGGAGGGGACACGGTCAACGAGGGCGCGTCGTACGGCACCATCGAGTACGGCGGCGGCGGCAGGTACATCACGTACCTCCACGTCACCGAGAACGAGATCGAGGTCGAGACGAAGTAG
- a CDS encoding HalOD1 output domain-containing protein, translating into MSMSRNNIEPVEIESPSGDGGVTSTYVLDISDHMLAGEVCTGLAMALSEIVERDPARMTPLSSVVDCDALQMLFHTRRYGDLRDELSVSFPYDVYEVTVYSSGRVVVQE; encoded by the coding sequence ATGAGCATGTCGAGAAACAACATAGAGCCCGTGGAGATCGAGTCACCGTCCGGGGACGGCGGGGTCACCTCTACCTACGTCCTGGACATCAGCGATCACATGCTGGCGGGCGAAGTGTGCACCGGTCTGGCGATGGCGCTCTCGGAGATCGTGGAGCGCGATCCCGCCCGGATGACGCCCCTGAGCTCGGTCGTGGACTGCGACGCCCTCCAGATGCTGTTCCACACCCGACGCTACGGCGACCTCCGCGACGAGCTCTCGGTGTCGTTCCCGTACGACGTCTACGAGGTCACGGTCTACTCGAGCGGCCGCGTCGTCGTCCAGGAGTAA
- the eif1A gene encoding translation initiation factor eIF-1A, with protein sequence MSEESGRRNLRMPDDDEQFAIVTEMLGKNRVRLRCNDGVERMGRIPGRMRKRIWIRRDDIVLCEPWDWQDEKADIEWRYDGSAQDQLRREGHINV encoded by the coding sequence GTGAGTGAAGAATCTGGACGACGGAACCTCCGCATGCCCGACGACGACGAGCAGTTCGCCATCGTGACGGAGATGCTCGGCAAGAACCGCGTGCGCCTTCGCTGCAACGACGGCGTTGAACGCATGGGCCGGATTCCGGGCCGCATGCGCAAGCGCATCTGGATCCGTCGCGACGACATCGTGCTGTGCGAGCCGTGGGACTGGCAGGACGAGAAGGCCGACATCGAGTGGCGGTACGACGGCTCCGCGCAGGACCAGCTCCGGCGCGAAGGTCACATCAACGTCTGA
- the cobA gene encoding uroporphyrinogen-III C-methyltransferase has protein sequence MTLASDGTVYLVGAGPGDPDLLTVKARRLLDEADVVLHDRLAGDDVLATCPDSAEVVDVGKKPGPDGERTTQEEINALLVRKARSGRDVVRLKGGDPTVFGRGGEESEHLAAAGVDFEVVPGITSAVAAPAVAGIPPTHRDCASSLTVVTGHEDPTKAESALDWESLAGNVAAGGTLVVLMGVGRLPDNVAALRERGLDADTPAAMVERATREAEFTVTGTLDTIVERARRVGVDPPAVTVVGDVVDVRGRVAEYLRGAGATGAVGGAERPVSDNRGVE, from the coding sequence GTGACCCTCGCGAGCGACGGCACCGTGTACCTGGTCGGCGCTGGGCCGGGCGACCCCGACCTGCTGACCGTCAAGGCGCGGCGCCTGCTCGACGAGGCCGACGTCGTCCTCCACGACAGGCTGGCCGGCGACGACGTCCTCGCGACGTGTCCCGACTCCGCCGAGGTCGTCGACGTGGGCAAGAAACCCGGCCCCGACGGCGAGCGGACCACTCAGGAGGAGATCAACGCCCTGCTCGTCCGGAAAGCGCGGAGCGGCCGCGACGTCGTCCGGCTCAAGGGCGGCGACCCGACGGTGTTCGGCCGGGGCGGCGAGGAGAGCGAGCACCTCGCGGCCGCCGGCGTCGACTTCGAGGTGGTCCCAGGGATCACGAGCGCCGTCGCCGCGCCCGCGGTGGCGGGCATCCCGCCGACCCACCGCGACTGTGCCTCGAGTCTGACCGTGGTCACCGGCCACGAGGACCCGACCAAGGCCGAGAGCGCGCTCGACTGGGAGTCGCTGGCGGGCAACGTCGCGGCCGGCGGGACGCTGGTCGTCCTGATGGGCGTGGGCCGGCTTCCCGACAACGTCGCGGCGCTCCGCGAGCGCGGCCTCGACGCCGACACGCCCGCGGCGATGGTCGAGCGGGCGACCCGCGAGGCGGAGTTCACCGTCACCGGCACGCTCGATACCATCGTCGAGCGCGCCCGCCGAGTCGGCGTCGACCCGCCCGCGGTCACCGTGGTCGGCGACGTGGTCGACGTCCGCGGCCGGGTCGCGGAGTACCTGCGGGGTGCGGGCGCGACCGGCGCCGTCGGCGGGGCCGAGCGCCCCGTCTCCGACAACAGGGGCGTCGAGTGA
- a CDS encoding nitrite/sulfite reductase, translated as MAHKKEEYKQGLYGDEVREKILEFADRGWDAIPEDEKDAWFSRFKFWGVFHQRSGQESYFMMRLTNCGGVLDPGQLRAIGEVAREYAAGPVENPEFGDAWIDLTTRQSVQLHWIKLEDVPAIWEKLESVGVSSRSAGGDTMRNISGCPVAGKAEEYVETRNLLDDIQAGIRGDDALCNMPRKFNISVTGCRQGCAQDSINDVGLEPAHKFVDGEEVKGFNVRVGGGLGGREPRRARSLDLFVRPERAYETVRAFVELYHDEGNRQNRSKNRARFFVDEWGTDEIRDALADRLDFELERAGTSFRGEYTYNAGRPTERGAHDHVGVYDQTDGRNYVGLSVPVGRLAAEEAIELADLADAYGSGEVRLTRRQNPIITDVPDGNLANLLNEPLLKKHKPEPNPFTRGAMACTGTEFCSLALTETKARTARTLRWLRDNTELPPDVDRIKIHYSGCTADCGQAMTADIGIQGMRGRKDDEMVEALDVGVGGGIGEEPTFIEWVRQRVPADEVPGMIRNLVEAFAALREEGQTFREWVDATGHETIVELAEPEEVSGYDDPCLHDAKQSWYPFDDGVSPAPTAADGTPIEGGD; from the coding sequence ATGGCTCATAAAAAAGAAGAGTACAAGCAGGGGCTGTACGGCGACGAGGTGCGGGAGAAGATACTCGAGTTCGCCGACCGGGGCTGGGACGCCATCCCGGAGGACGAGAAGGACGCGTGGTTCTCCCGGTTCAAGTTCTGGGGCGTGTTCCACCAGCGCAGCGGCCAGGAGAGCTACTTCATGATGCGGCTGACCAACTGCGGCGGCGTGCTCGACCCCGGCCAGCTCCGGGCTATCGGCGAGGTCGCTCGCGAGTACGCCGCCGGCCCGGTCGAGAACCCCGAGTTCGGCGACGCGTGGATCGACCTCACCACCCGTCAGTCGGTCCAGCTCCACTGGATCAAGCTCGAGGACGTCCCCGCGATCTGGGAGAAGCTCGAGTCCGTCGGCGTGAGTTCGCGCTCGGCCGGCGGCGACACCATGCGCAACATCTCGGGCTGTCCGGTCGCGGGCAAGGCCGAGGAGTACGTCGAGACCCGCAACCTGCTCGACGACATCCAGGCGGGGATTCGGGGAGACGACGCGCTCTGCAACATGCCCCGGAAGTTCAACATCTCGGTGACGGGGTGTCGCCAGGGCTGCGCCCAGGACTCCATCAACGACGTCGGGCTCGAACCCGCCCACAAGTTCGTCGACGGGGAGGAGGTCAAGGGCTTCAACGTCCGGGTCGGCGGCGGTCTCGGCGGTCGCGAGCCCCGTCGGGCCCGGTCGCTCGACCTGTTCGTCCGGCCCGAGCGTGCCTACGAGACGGTCCGGGCGTTCGTCGAACTCTACCACGACGAGGGGAACCGACAGAACCGCTCGAAGAACCGGGCGCGCTTCTTCGTCGACGAATGGGGCACCGACGAGATCCGCGACGCGCTCGCAGACCGACTCGACTTCGAGCTGGAGCGGGCCGGTACGAGCTTCCGCGGGGAGTACACCTACAACGCCGGCCGCCCGACCGAGCGCGGCGCCCACGACCACGTAGGCGTCTACGACCAGACGGACGGCCGCAACTACGTCGGCCTCTCGGTGCCGGTGGGTCGACTCGCGGCAGAGGAGGCCATCGAGCTCGCCGACCTCGCCGACGCCTACGGCTCGGGCGAGGTCCGGCTGACCCGCCGCCAGAACCCCATCATCACGGACGTGCCCGACGGGAACCTCGCGAACCTGCTGAACGAGCCCCTGCTAAAGAAGCACAAGCCCGAGCCAAACCCCTTCACCCGGGGCGCGATGGCCTGCACGGGCACGGAGTTCTGCTCGCTCGCGCTGACCGAGACCAAGGCCCGGACGGCCCGGACCCTGCGGTGGCTCCGGGACAACACCGAACTCCCGCCGGACGTCGACCGCATCAAGATCCACTACTCGGGCTGCACGGCCGACTGCGGCCAGGCGATGACCGCCGACATCGGCATCCAGGGGATGCGCGGCCGGAAGGACGACGAGATGGTCGAGGCGCTCGACGTCGGCGTCGGCGGCGGCATCGGCGAGGAGCCGACGTTCATCGAGTGGGTCCGCCAGCGCGTCCCCGCCGACGAGGTGCCGGGGATGATCCGCAACCTGGTCGAGGCGTTCGCCGCGCTCCGCGAGGAGGGCCAGACCTTCCGGGAGTGGGTCGACGCCACCGGCCACGAGACCATCGTGGAACTCGCCGAACCCGAGGAGGTCTCCGGGTACGACGACCCCTGCCTCCACGACGCCAAGCAGTCGTGGTACCCGTTCGACGACGGCGTCAGCCCCGCGCCCACCGCGGCCGACGGGACGCCCATCGAGGGGGGCGACTGA
- a CDS encoding DUF6360 family protein — protein MAGRVLDVTAYTTLDFVEAATRGDGWREEGTAVLDVRSPVEEPDTVVLDFEPDPASVERVEPHAHSVSLTADQARTLVEALEEAIDDEGSERPRRLRG, from the coding sequence ATGGCGGGCCGCGTGCTCGACGTGACCGCCTACACCACCCTCGACTTCGTCGAGGCGGCGACCCGCGGCGACGGCTGGCGCGAGGAGGGGACCGCGGTGCTCGACGTGCGGTCGCCGGTCGAGGAGCCCGACACCGTGGTCCTCGACTTCGAACCCGACCCCGCCTCTGTCGAGCGCGTCGAACCCCACGCCCACAGCGTCTCGCTCACGGCCGACCAGGCCCGGACGCTGGTCGAGGCGCTGGAGGAGGCGATCGACGACGAGGGGAGCGAGCGCCCCCGCCGCCTGCGGGGCTGA